A single region of the Cucurbita pepo subsp. pepo cultivar mu-cu-16 unplaced genomic scaffold, ASM280686v2 Cp4.1_scaffold005261, whole genome shotgun sequence genome encodes:
- the LOC111787096 gene encoding uncharacterized protein LOC111787096, giving the protein MDEDVISPPVDTTMNVEGTVGNEDILNMRLDEDNVPQSFPGVEVLDPMDVQDCGPSNQRMREDDNLSQNVPEIEVLREAVPDLSPRDVPMVPSLGGDHMSESHRLVDENISEENLLPIMEDKMTLPRTSLPFEQSAGLPTSATSQEALDMIDTHISFSKFSSNYSIF; this is encoded by the exons ATGGACGAGGA CGTGATCTCTCCTCCCGTGGATACTACTATGAACGTTGAAGGCACAGTCGGTAATGAAGATATACTTAACATGAGACTTGATGAGGACAACGTGCCACAAAGTTTTCCAGGAGTAGAAGTTTTGGATCCTATGGATGTTCAAGATTGTGGTCCAAGTAATCAGAGAATGCGTGAAGATGATAACTTGTCACAAAATGTTCCAGAAATTGAAGTTCTGCGAGAGGCGGTCCCTGATTTAAGTCCAAGAGATGTTCCTATGGTGCCTTCACTAGGTGGTGATCACATGTCTGAATCACACCGTCTTGTAGATGAGAATATAAGTGAGGAAAATCTCTTACCAATCATGGAAGATAAGATGACTCTTCCAAGAACATCATTACCATTTGAGCAAAGTGCAGGACTTCCAACTTCTGCTACTTCGCAAGAGGCACTTGATATGATCGATACACATATTTCATTTAGTAAGTTCAGTTCTAATTACTCCATATTTTGA